The following are encoded in a window of Arthrobacter sp. OAP107 genomic DNA:
- a CDS encoding FtsK/SpoIIIE domain-containing protein, giving the protein MRIRLTLRRDPAEAKDLAVTVDGRATVADIATELWTADPARRHEPAPPNLSLRIDEAFVAGGMRGIVLDRADNLLESGLRPGSVVSLTRVSSQFGNPNDAGPAADRGPAAATLRIVSGPDVGREFSLPSGTSYIGRDRNVDVRLTDPLTSKRHARITVGESIEIVDTNSANGLQMDGLPVTRATLNSSDTVTLGDTGLTVVPLARSGAAAPTSPLVDFNRSPRVVPRFAPGKRVPPAGPKRQDHHPFPYIMLIAPLMMGAVLFAVTQSLLSMLFMLMMPLFIVGHYVDQKLQNKRERKEQLKQFREAMAAFRQDTTELQRVERAVRLQEAPSVSDTVDSIYKLGPLLWTHRPEHSGFLALRFGLGTVPSRIPFEEPNTAETETEYRREIEDCLDQFRQIEGVPVVSQLRSAGSFGLAGPRGLVDDVARGVVLQLVGLHSPAEVAVAAITSARSRERWNWLQWLPHVGSSHSPLGGDHLAAGSAGGTSLLARIEDLVELRETAVRSQGPAQGPAHRPGILEETADVPPPVLPSVLVIVEDDAPVDRGRLTRLVERGPDTGVHVLWVAAGVESLPAACRDFMAVDGEHGTTTGQVRLGRHTYPVSCESLDAELAGQLARMLSPVVDAGKPVEDDSNLPRAVSYAALVGKDFLDNPQAVAERWQENNSVRSTAVANRKDNGSLRALVGSKGVEPLHLDLKNEGPHALVGGTTGAGKSEFLQSWVMGMATAYSPDRVSFLFVDYKGGAAFADCVRLPHTVGLVTDLSPHLVRRALTSLRAELHYREHLLNRKKAKDLLALQREADPEAPPYLVIVVDEFAALATEVPEFVDGVVDVAARGRSLGLHLILATQRPAGVIKESLRANTNLRVALRMADEDDATDILGVPDAAYFDPSIPGRGAAKTGPGRIQGFQTGYAGGWTTERPQRPQIDIVEMAFGSGPAWETPAPETAVQDEPAGPNDIARMTANVIAAADLLAIEPPRKPWLNELATTYDFSLLPNPRTDARLLLGVADDPARQDQPTVFYEPDKDGNMAIYGTGGSGKSAALRGIAIAAAVTPRGGPVHVYGIDCGSAGLKMLEELPHVGGIIDGDDVERVGRLLRWLSDLAEDRARRFAEVRASTIGEYRELAGLPDEKRIFVLVDGMSAFREGYEYSKLSGLWDLFLQLATDGRPLGIHLVVTGDRPNSVPASLLASIQRRLVLRLSAEDDYLTMDVPKDVLGQASPPGRGLLGGHEVQLAVLGGNSNLALQAREVHKLSEAMLRQGVERAPRIERLPEQIDLDILPAGLPDLPVIGVDDETLQPATLMARGPLLLAGPPGAGRTVALVTMAYALRRSNPGAELVYLAARKSAVASLPVWDRSLVGADDVEEAVEALTDHASANPGKVALFIEGLTEFTDTLAESGIERLVAAAIKADQWVVGESETSTWSSAWSLAQPFKSGRRGLLINPGDIDGDSLLNTSLGRVGTDFIPGRGFIVGRGKVRKLQIAMPPENRQ; this is encoded by the coding sequence ATGAGGATCCGACTGACCCTGCGCCGGGACCCCGCCGAGGCCAAGGACCTGGCCGTTACGGTGGACGGCCGTGCCACCGTCGCGGACATCGCCACCGAGCTCTGGACCGCTGACCCCGCGCGGCGCCACGAGCCCGCTCCGCCGAACCTTTCCCTCCGGATCGACGAGGCATTCGTGGCCGGCGGCATGCGCGGCATCGTCCTGGACCGGGCCGACAACCTCCTCGAGTCCGGGCTGCGGCCCGGGTCCGTCGTTTCGCTCACCCGGGTCAGCAGCCAGTTCGGTAACCCGAACGACGCCGGCCCCGCCGCGGACCGCGGCCCGGCCGCGGCGACGCTGCGCATAGTCTCCGGGCCCGACGTCGGCCGGGAGTTTTCGCTGCCATCCGGCACCAGCTACATCGGGCGGGACCGGAACGTGGACGTCCGGCTCACCGACCCCCTGACGTCGAAGCGGCATGCACGCATCACGGTGGGGGAGAGCATCGAGATCGTCGACACGAACTCCGCCAACGGCCTCCAGATGGACGGGCTGCCCGTCACCCGAGCCACGCTGAATTCCTCCGACACCGTCACGCTCGGTGACACCGGGCTGACCGTGGTGCCGTTGGCGCGCAGCGGTGCGGCAGCCCCGACGTCGCCCCTGGTTGACTTCAACCGTTCCCCGCGGGTGGTGCCCCGGTTCGCCCCCGGCAAGCGGGTGCCCCCGGCCGGACCCAAGCGGCAGGACCACCACCCTTTCCCCTACATCATGCTGATCGCTCCGCTGATGATGGGCGCGGTGCTGTTCGCGGTGACCCAGAGCCTGCTGTCCATGTTGTTCATGCTGATGATGCCGCTGTTCATCGTGGGCCACTACGTGGACCAGAAACTGCAAAACAAGCGCGAACGCAAGGAGCAGCTAAAGCAGTTCCGGGAGGCCATGGCAGCCTTCCGGCAGGACACCACCGAGCTGCAGCGCGTGGAACGGGCCGTCCGGCTCCAGGAAGCGCCGTCCGTCAGTGACACCGTTGACTCCATCTACAAGCTCGGCCCGCTGCTCTGGACCCACCGGCCCGAGCACTCCGGGTTCCTGGCCCTCCGGTTCGGGCTCGGCACGGTGCCGTCCCGGATTCCGTTCGAGGAGCCGAACACCGCCGAAACCGAGACGGAGTACCGGCGCGAGATCGAGGACTGCCTGGACCAGTTCCGGCAGATCGAGGGTGTGCCGGTCGTTTCCCAGCTGCGCTCTGCCGGCTCGTTCGGCCTCGCCGGGCCGCGCGGACTCGTCGATGACGTGGCACGCGGAGTGGTGCTCCAGCTCGTGGGCCTGCATTCCCCCGCGGAAGTGGCCGTGGCCGCCATCACCTCGGCCCGGTCCCGGGAACGCTGGAACTGGCTTCAGTGGCTGCCGCATGTCGGTTCGAGCCACAGCCCGCTCGGCGGCGACCACCTTGCTGCCGGCTCGGCAGGCGGCACCAGCCTGCTGGCCCGGATCGAGGATCTCGTGGAACTGCGGGAAACTGCTGTTCGCTCGCAGGGCCCCGCGCAGGGCCCCGCGCACCGGCCGGGCATCCTCGAAGAAACCGCTGACGTTCCGCCGCCGGTGCTGCCCTCGGTGCTGGTGATCGTCGAGGACGACGCGCCGGTGGACCGCGGCCGGCTGACCCGGCTCGTGGAGCGCGGACCGGATACCGGCGTCCACGTGCTGTGGGTGGCTGCCGGTGTCGAATCCCTTCCGGCCGCCTGCCGTGACTTCATGGCGGTGGACGGCGAGCACGGCACCACCACCGGCCAGGTCCGGCTGGGACGCCATACTTACCCGGTGAGCTGCGAGAGCCTCGACGCCGAACTTGCAGGCCAGCTGGCCCGCATGCTCTCGCCGGTTGTCGACGCCGGAAAGCCGGTGGAGGACGACTCGAACCTGCCGCGGGCCGTGTCCTATGCGGCGCTGGTGGGCAAGGACTTCCTCGACAACCCGCAGGCCGTGGCCGAACGCTGGCAGGAGAACAACTCCGTCCGCTCCACCGCCGTCGCCAACCGCAAGGACAATGGCTCGCTCCGGGCCCTCGTGGGATCCAAGGGGGTGGAGCCGCTGCACCTGGACCTCAAGAACGAGGGACCGCACGCGCTGGTGGGCGGCACCACCGGCGCGGGCAAGTCCGAGTTCCTGCAGTCCTGGGTCATGGGCATGGCCACCGCCTACAGCCCGGACCGCGTCAGCTTCCTGTTCGTGGACTACAAGGGCGGCGCCGCATTTGCCGACTGCGTCCGCCTGCCGCACACCGTGGGCCTGGTCACCGACCTCTCGCCGCACCTGGTGCGCCGCGCCCTCACGTCCCTGCGGGCCGAGCTCCATTACCGGGAACACCTGCTCAACAGGAAGAAGGCCAAGGACCTGCTCGCACTTCAGCGGGAGGCCGACCCGGAGGCCCCGCCCTACTTGGTGATCGTGGTGGACGAATTCGCCGCCCTGGCCACCGAAGTGCCGGAGTTCGTGGACGGCGTGGTGGACGTCGCCGCCCGCGGCCGGTCCCTGGGCCTGCACCTCATCCTCGCCACCCAGCGGCCGGCCGGCGTTATCAAGGAAAGCCTGCGCGCCAACACCAACCTCCGGGTGGCGCTGCGCATGGCTGACGAGGACGACGCCACGGATATCCTTGGCGTTCCGGACGCCGCGTACTTCGACCCCTCCATCCCGGGCCGCGGGGCGGCGAAAACCGGTCCGGGCCGCATCCAGGGTTTCCAGACCGGCTACGCCGGCGGCTGGACCACGGAACGCCCCCAGCGTCCGCAGATCGACATCGTGGAGATGGCCTTCGGATCCGGTCCCGCCTGGGAAACACCGGCGCCGGAGACCGCCGTGCAGGACGAACCCGCAGGACCCAACGACATCGCCAGGATGACCGCCAACGTCATCGCCGCCGCGGACCTGCTGGCCATCGAGCCGCCGCGGAAGCCGTGGCTGAACGAACTTGCCACGACCTACGATTTCTCGCTGCTGCCCAACCCGCGCACCGATGCGCGGCTCCTGCTCGGCGTTGCGGACGATCCCGCCCGGCAGGACCAGCCCACCGTCTTCTACGAACCGGACAAAGACGGCAACATGGCCATCTACGGCACGGGCGGCTCGGGCAAGTCCGCGGCCCTGCGGGGGATTGCCATCGCGGCCGCCGTCACGCCCCGCGGCGGCCCCGTCCACGTCTACGGGATCGACTGCGGCTCCGCCGGGCTCAAAATGCTCGAGGAGCTCCCGCACGTGGGCGGGATCATCGACGGCGACGACGTGGAGCGCGTGGGCAGGCTCCTGCGCTGGCTCAGCGATCTCGCCGAGGACCGGGCACGGCGCTTCGCCGAGGTCAGGGCCTCCACCATCGGCGAGTACCGCGAGCTCGCCGGGCTGCCGGATGAAAAACGCATCTTTGTGCTGGTCGACGGCATGTCGGCCTTCCGCGAGGGTTACGAGTACAGCAAGCTTTCCGGCCTCTGGGACCTTTTCCTGCAGCTGGCCACGGACGGCCGTCCCCTGGGCATCCACCTCGTTGTCACCGGTGACCGGCCCAACTCCGTCCCGGCGTCGTTGCTTGCCTCCATCCAGCGGCGGCTGGTGCTGCGGCTGTCCGCGGAGGACGACTACCTCACCATGGACGTGCCGAAGGACGTCCTGGGCCAGGCCTCGCCGCCCGGCCGTGGACTGCTGGGCGGCCACGAGGTGCAGCTGGCCGTCCTGGGCGGGAACTCCAACCTGGCCCTGCAGGCGCGCGAAGTGCACAAACTCAGCGAGGCCATGCTTCGTCAGGGCGTGGAACGGGCTCCCCGGATCGAGCGGCTGCCCGAGCAGATCGACCTGGACATCCTGCCCGCCGGGCTCCCGGACCTTCCCGTCATCGGTGTGGACGACGAAACACTGCAGCCTGCAACGCTCATGGCCAGGGGCCCGCTGCTGCTCGCCGGTCCGCCCGGCGCCGGCCGCACCGTGGCCCTGGTGACCATGGCCTACGCGCTGCGCCGGTCCAACCCCGGCGCCGAACTGGTGTACCTTGCCGCCAGGAAGTCCGCCGTGGCCTCCCTGCCAGTCTGGGACCGTTCGCTGGTGGGCGCAGACGACGTCGAAGAGGCCGTGGAGGCGCTCACGGACCACGCCTCGGCCAACCCGGGCAAGGTGGCCCTTTTCATCGAGGGACTCACGGAGTTCACGGACACCCTGGCCGAATCCGGCATCGAAAGGCTGGTGGCGGCGGCCATCAAGGCGGACCAGTGGGTGGTGGGGGAATCCGAAACATCCACCTGGTCATCGGCATGGTCGCTGGCGCAGCCGTTCAAGTCGGGCAGGCGGGGACTGCTGATTAATCCGGGTGATATCGACGGCGACAGCCTCCTCAATACCTCGCTCGGACGGGTCGGCACGGACTTCATTCCGGGACGCGGTTTCATCGTGGGCAGGGGCAAGGTGCGCAAGCTCCAGATCGCGATGCCGCCGGAAAACCGGCAGTAG
- a CDS encoding serine/threonine-protein kinase, which produces MSSKRPAAPPPRIPGFNYVSLLGSGGFSDVYLYEQDRPRRKVAVKVLLSGLKTEGARRRFESEANLMAQLSSHPFIVTIFEAEVTEDGHSYLAMEYCSRPSLDVRYRRQRFSVDEVLAVGIQVASAVETAHRAGIAHRDIKPANILVTDYNRPALTDFGISGTLAGDVDEDAGMSIPWSPPEQFRDGNVDGVLVDVWALGATLYTLLAGRSPFVLPGADNSQRELISRITNMPVPRLGRADVPESLELALATAMAKQPASRYSSAHAFALALQRIQAELNLSVTPFEVLEERQPDDVHLDEGVEETRVRNVASIDPDRTGSAPTFPARTKPLDGAGAPQPARPVPPVPMPAVPAPQPANGLVPGIPPTAAPAAREPAPFGPPAEDDWADATVLRGNQPKAAEDDAPGQQPDHAADHGKRNLWLAISGGTLLVLAVIVGIVVASAAPQPEARPTETVSKPPADAVDDGSVPDVDKLAGSAGAAGKVRFSWTNPQPKPGDTYKWRIKTVKGGGSYLSTSATRVDVTANPAEPTCVQVIIVRRDGSASPAGEDSIACL; this is translated from the coding sequence GTGAGTTCCAAGCGGCCGGCGGCACCGCCGCCCCGCATCCCCGGTTTCAACTATGTGAGCCTGCTCGGATCGGGCGGCTTCTCTGACGTCTACCTCTACGAGCAGGACCGGCCGCGCCGCAAGGTGGCCGTGAAGGTGCTGCTGTCCGGACTCAAGACGGAGGGCGCGCGCCGCCGCTTCGAGTCCGAGGCCAACCTGATGGCCCAGCTGTCCTCACACCCCTTCATCGTCACCATCTTTGAAGCCGAGGTGACCGAGGACGGCCATTCCTACCTCGCCATGGAGTACTGCTCGCGGCCCAGCCTGGATGTCCGGTACCGCCGGCAGCGTTTCAGCGTGGACGAGGTCCTGGCCGTCGGCATCCAGGTGGCCTCCGCCGTCGAAACGGCGCACCGGGCAGGCATCGCCCACCGGGACATCAAGCCCGCCAACATCCTGGTCACCGACTACAACCGCCCCGCGCTTACCGACTTCGGCATCTCGGGCACGCTGGCCGGCGACGTCGACGAGGACGCCGGGATGTCCATCCCCTGGTCGCCGCCGGAGCAGTTCAGGGACGGAAATGTCGACGGCGTGCTGGTGGACGTGTGGGCCCTCGGCGCCACGCTCTACACACTGCTCGCCGGACGGTCGCCGTTCGTGCTGCCGGGCGCCGACAACTCCCAGCGCGAGCTCATCTCGCGGATCACCAACATGCCAGTGCCCCGGCTGGGCCGTGCCGACGTGCCGGAATCCCTTGAACTGGCCCTGGCGACGGCGATGGCCAAGCAACCCGCCTCACGCTACTCGTCGGCCCACGCCTTTGCCCTGGCACTGCAGCGGATCCAGGCCGAGCTCAACCTGTCCGTCACGCCGTTCGAGGTGCTCGAGGAACGCCAGCCGGACGACGTGCACCTGGACGAGGGCGTGGAGGAGACGCGCGTCCGCAACGTCGCCTCCATCGACCCGGACCGGACCGGAAGCGCCCCCACCTTTCCGGCCCGCACCAAGCCGTTGGACGGGGCTGGTGCTCCTCAGCCGGCGAGGCCCGTGCCCCCTGTGCCAATGCCCGCTGTACCCGCGCCTCAGCCGGCCAACGGGCTGGTACCGGGCATCCCGCCGACGGCCGCCCCGGCAGCACGTGAGCCTGCACCGTTCGGTCCGCCCGCGGAGGACGACTGGGCCGACGCCACGGTCCTGCGCGGCAACCAGCCGAAGGCTGCGGAGGATGATGCACCCGGCCAGCAGCCGGACCACGCGGCGGATCACGGGAAGCGCAACCTGTGGCTCGCCATCTCCGGCGGAACGCTCTTGGTGCTGGCGGTCATCGTGGGCATTGTGGTGGCATCGGCCGCGCCGCAACCGGAGGCCCGCCCCACTGAAACGGTCAGCAAGCCGCCCGCCGACGCCGTCGATGACGGGTCCGTGCCCGACGTCGACAAGCTGGCCGGCAGCGCGGGCGCGGCAGGGAAGGTCCGCTTCAGCTGGACCAATCCGCAGCCGAAGCCCGGAGACACCTACAAGTGGCGGATCAAGACGGTCAAGGGCGGCGGAAGCTACCTGTCGACGTCGGCCACCCGGGTGGACGTCACGGCGAATCCGGCGGAGCCCACGTGTGTCCAGGTGATCATCGTCCGCAGGGACGGATCCGCGTCACCGGCCGGCGAGGACTCCATCGCGTGTCTCTAG
- a CDS encoding protein phosphatase 2C domain-containing protein, with the protein MNSQQAAGTPEAGGEPGLRLSYGYGTDRGLRRELNEDSYIASDPVFAVADGMGGHEAGEVASGLCVRALAQLPQLARGERTATAGVVQQYLDSADESIRSATGSRAGTTLSGVVVVEQMGVPYWLVMNIGDSRTYRLSQGRLAQVSVDHSEVQELVESGEITAEEAAVHPRRHVVTRALGAGDETEADYWLLPIEEGDRVMVCSDGLNGELTDAQMMEILSTVEDPQEAVDALIQAALRRGGRDNITVIVIDARNVLNDAGVATTAPRTAADAEDEDTLPRAGSEDAVNGRS; encoded by the coding sequence ATGAATTCACAGCAGGCGGCCGGAACTCCTGAGGCCGGCGGCGAGCCCGGCCTCAGGCTGAGCTACGGCTACGGAACGGACAGGGGCCTTCGCCGCGAGCTCAATGAGGACTCGTACATTGCCTCGGATCCCGTGTTCGCCGTGGCAGACGGCATGGGCGGCCACGAGGCCGGCGAGGTAGCCAGCGGCTTGTGCGTCCGGGCGTTGGCCCAGCTGCCGCAACTGGCCAGGGGGGAGCGGACAGCCACCGCGGGAGTGGTGCAGCAGTACCTGGACAGCGCCGACGAATCGATCCGCTCCGCCACCGGCTCGCGGGCCGGCACCACCCTCAGCGGCGTGGTGGTGGTGGAACAGATGGGTGTTCCCTACTGGCTGGTCATGAACATCGGGGATTCCCGGACGTACCGGTTGAGCCAGGGCCGCCTCGCCCAGGTCAGCGTGGACCATTCCGAGGTTCAGGAGCTCGTCGAGAGTGGCGAGATCACCGCCGAGGAGGCCGCGGTCCATCCCCGCCGGCATGTCGTAACACGGGCGCTGGGCGCAGGCGACGAGACCGAGGCCGACTACTGGCTCCTGCCGATTGAGGAAGGCGACCGGGTGATGGTCTGTTCGGACGGCCTCAACGGGGAACTGACCGACGCGCAGATGATGGAAATCCTCAGCACGGTGGAGGACCCGCAGGAGGCAGTGGATGCCCTGATCCAGGCGGCGCTGCGCCGCGGCGGCCGGGACAACATCACGGTGATCGTCATCGATGCCAGGAACGTGCTCAACGATGCCGGTGTGGCCACGACGGCGCCCCGGACTGCCGCCGACGCGGAAGACGAGGACACGCTGCCGCGCGCCGGAAGCGAGGACGCTGTCAATGGCCGCAGCTAG
- a CDS encoding RDD family protein — protein MRCGQPVRTGASFCRACGTPLPNRGALPGRAVMAGRGGRQAVPIPGSIPVGLGEGTDMSGTLALVPAAPGKRLGAAVLDWLLPVAILTVLLSFGFAGITSKRSAGLIIYDTSLLTILGSIGAGLTLVYAFAVASVEGRSGNTIGNQLMGIRSADKDGYGPGLGAVFLRGIVTGAGILLAVLAAVLVAVFKWFDSAPLILGPLLLLGAAWAVVVAVSSAWDPNGRLRGWHDRAAKTLVFDVANGRNPVATGGIEGPYSFAPLDLPPVQQVASPVASRAPVAPTTVASQAPVDPAPPARNTSPTSAVHPDLPVHPDDAMDRTQVRAGVRQDAPEAVLRITFDDGRDFRLERTVLIGRNPAPAAGESQAQLLPVPDPGRTISKTHLHLLTDGTGVWVTDRHSTNGSAVTTPDGMRTALQPGVPAFVSPGTTVHFGDRTFNVGHA, from the coding sequence CTGCGCTGCGGGCAGCCGGTCCGCACCGGGGCAAGCTTCTGCCGTGCGTGCGGCACCCCGCTGCCCAACAGGGGAGCCCTGCCCGGCCGCGCCGTCATGGCCGGCCGCGGCGGGAGGCAAGCCGTTCCGATTCCCGGTAGCATCCCGGTAGGGCTGGGGGAAGGAACGGACATGTCAGGCACTCTCGCGCTGGTTCCGGCGGCGCCGGGCAAGCGCCTCGGCGCAGCCGTCCTCGACTGGCTTTTGCCGGTGGCCATCCTGACGGTTCTGCTGTCCTTCGGGTTCGCCGGCATCACCAGCAAGCGGAGCGCCGGCCTCATCATCTACGACACAAGCCTGCTGACCATTCTCGGCAGCATCGGGGCCGGACTGACCCTTGTGTACGCGTTCGCCGTCGCAAGTGTCGAGGGCCGCTCAGGCAACACCATCGGCAACCAGCTGATGGGCATCCGCAGCGCCGACAAGGACGGCTACGGGCCGGGCCTCGGAGCTGTGTTCCTGCGGGGCATCGTGACCGGCGCCGGCATCCTGCTGGCCGTCCTCGCCGCAGTACTGGTCGCGGTCTTCAAATGGTTCGACTCCGCCCCGCTGATCCTGGGACCCCTGCTGCTGCTCGGCGCGGCCTGGGCCGTCGTCGTGGCGGTCTCCAGCGCCTGGGACCCTAACGGCAGGCTCCGCGGATGGCACGACCGGGCCGCCAAAACCCTGGTCTTCGACGTCGCCAACGGCCGCAACCCGGTAGCTACCGGCGGCATCGAAGGCCCTTACAGCTTCGCGCCCCTGGACTTGCCCCCGGTGCAGCAGGTGGCCTCCCCGGTTGCTTCCCGGGCCCCCGTTGCCCCGACCACCGTCGCTTCCCAAGCCCCGGTCGACCCGGCACCGCCTGCCCGCAACACCTCACCTACCTCCGCCGTTCACCCGGATCTCCCTGTTCACCCGGACGACGCCATGGACCGCACCCAGGTGCGCGCCGGGGTCCGCCAGGACGCGCCCGAGGCGGTGCTGAGGATAACGTTCGACGACGGCCGCGACTTCCGCCTGGAACGCACCGTCCTCATCGGGCGCAACCCCGCCCCTGCCGCCGGGGAATCGCAGGCGCAGCTGCTGCCCGTCCCGGACCCGGGCAGGACCATTTCCAAGACGCACCTTCACCTGCTCACGGACGGCACCGGTGTCTGGGTCACCGACCGCCACTCGACCAACGGCAGCGCCGTCACCACACCCGACGGCATGCGCACGGCGCTGCAGCCGGGCGTGCCCGCATTTGTCAGCCCCGGAACCACAGTTCATTTCGGGGACCGCACCTTCAACGTAGGACACGCATGA
- a CDS encoding transglutaminaseTgpA domain-containing protein → MSEATGLRPRRPDRKDRSDRARRSGRPGAGSAFADGRPLWHFVLDGGALTALLGLGVLGFSLSFGGDPHYLVAGVGGIILGLAIAAGNAHFRLGLLITMALAFGAYLLLGTALAVPDAAVAGFLPSLESLRTLLLGVVFSWKDMLTVGVPVGTAGGVLIVPFLSALVTAVAAGVLTWRIRSPYWPLLPVLVLFVTGIAFSTNAGFLTVERGIALTVAGIAWATFRRDVLRRRDTHKVSVNRPQHDAGTAGKARMRRLAAGAAVLAAAVGITAAVSPLLAAGDERRVLRNVVVPPFDPKAYVTPLASFRNFVKDKKDDALFTVKGLPKDARVRLGALDSFNGTNYTMDPNGSGSFSKVGDAKSINTLAGSTDAVPTDDYSLDITIDDYQGYFVPGGRRTTGLSFGPGSSAAASGLYFNSGTDTAVTTKGLSRGDTYTVQVSDPVKLEHGQLTQYDFAKVSLPDPTDVPPVVGAQANDLAADAPTAVDQVRQIEAYFQKKGAFSNGLIADGQLPSVSGHGAARIRDLLTAKQMLGDDEQYAVAMSLMLRHLGIPSRVVMGFYPDPKSPENGAGEIRILGKDVHAWVEVAFDRMGWVAFDPTPPKDNIPIPPDPENRSKPKPQVLQPPPPPQEPADLPPDSSPDALDADEKKNNPWLLWGPILTAIGIAMVPVGVLALPLLLIALLKSRRRKARFTGGDPARRVGGGWNEVLSLATDMGAAVDPGATRRETAAVVAEAFPATGTTTTLLAHRADASIFGAGQPSEDEVLEYWDVVDGSLKEMTGTLGFWRRQQARFSPRSLLAEARTALAARGFRR, encoded by the coding sequence ATGAGTGAGGCCACGGGTCTCCGCCCCCGCCGTCCAGACCGGAAAGACCGTTCGGACAGGGCCCGCCGTTCAGGCCGGCCTGGTGCCGGCTCCGCCTTCGCCGACGGCCGGCCTTTGTGGCATTTCGTGCTCGATGGCGGTGCCCTCACCGCGCTGCTCGGGCTCGGTGTCCTGGGGTTCAGCCTCAGCTTCGGCGGCGACCCCCATTACCTGGTTGCCGGCGTTGGCGGGATCATCCTGGGACTGGCCATCGCTGCCGGAAACGCACACTTCAGGCTGGGGCTCCTGATCACCATGGCTTTGGCCTTCGGCGCCTACCTGCTGCTGGGGACGGCCCTGGCAGTGCCCGACGCCGCCGTCGCCGGGTTCCTCCCCAGCCTCGAATCGCTGCGGACGCTGTTGCTCGGCGTCGTCTTTTCGTGGAAGGACATGCTCACCGTTGGAGTGCCCGTGGGCACCGCCGGCGGCGTGCTGATCGTCCCCTTCCTGAGCGCACTCGTCACGGCAGTTGCCGCCGGCGTGCTGACCTGGCGGATCCGGAGCCCCTACTGGCCGCTGCTGCCGGTCCTGGTTCTGTTCGTCACAGGCATCGCCTTTAGCACCAACGCCGGGTTCCTGACCGTGGAAAGGGGCATCGCGCTGACGGTGGCGGGCATCGCCTGGGCCACCTTCCGGCGTGACGTCCTGCGCCGGCGCGACACCCACAAGGTGTCGGTGAACCGTCCCCAGCACGACGCCGGCACGGCGGGGAAGGCGCGCATGCGCCGCCTGGCGGCCGGCGCCGCCGTCCTGGCGGCGGCGGTGGGAATCACCGCGGCGGTATCACCGCTCCTCGCCGCCGGTGACGAGCGGCGCGTCCTCCGCAACGTCGTCGTACCGCCCTTCGACCCCAAGGCCTACGTCACGCCGCTGGCGAGCTTCCGCAACTTCGTCAAGGACAAAAAGGACGACGCCCTGTTCACCGTCAAGGGGCTGCCCAAGGACGCGCGGGTCCGGCTCGGCGCGCTCGATTCCTTCAACGGCACCAACTACACGATGGACCCCAACGGCTCCGGCAGCTTCAGCAAGGTGGGCGATGCGAAATCGATCAACACGCTGGCCGGCTCCACCGATGCAGTGCCGACGGACGACTACAGCCTGGACATCACCATTGACGACTACCAGGGCTACTTCGTCCCGGGCGGCCGGAGGACCACCGGACTCAGCTTCGGCCCGGGCTCGTCCGCCGCTGCCTCGGGGCTGTACTTCAACTCCGGAACCGACACTGCCGTGACCACCAAGGGCCTGTCCCGGGGTGATACCTACACCGTCCAGGTCTCGGATCCGGTGAAGCTCGAGCACGGGCAACTGACTCAGTACGACTTTGCCAAGGTCAGCCTGCCCGACCCCACCGACGTGCCGCCCGTGGTGGGCGCCCAGGCCAATGACCTGGCCGCGGATGCCCCGACGGCCGTGGACCAGGTCCGGCAGATCGAGGCGTATTTCCAGAAGAAAGGCGCGTTCAGCAACGGGCTCATCGCCGACGGACAGCTCCCCAGCGTCTCCGGGCACGGCGCGGCGCGCATCCGTGACCTGCTGACCGCCAAGCAGATGCTGGGCGACGATGAGCAGTATGCCGTGGCGATGTCCCTGATGCTGCGGCACCTGGGCATCCCGTCGCGCGTGGTCATGGGCTTCTACCCGGACCCGAAGAGCCCGGAGAACGGCGCCGGGGAGATCAGGATCCTCGGCAAGGACGTGCACGCCTGGGTGGAGGTGGCGTTCGACCGGATGGGCTGGGTGGCCTTCGACCCCACGCCGCCCAAGGACAACATTCCCATCCCGCCCGATCCGGAAAACAGGTCCAAGCCCAAGCCCCAGGTCCTGCAGCCGCCGCCACCGCCGCAGGAACCGGCCGACCTGCCGCCGGACTCCTCTCCCGACGCGCTCGACGCCGACGAGAAGAAGAACAACCCCTGGCTGCTCTGGGGTCCCATCCTGACGGCCATCGGCATCGCCATGGTTCCCGTCGGCGTTCTCGCCCTGCCGCTGCTGCTCATCGCCCTGCTCAAGTCCCGGCGCCGGAAGGCGCGGTTCACCGGCGGCGATCCCGCCCGGCGCGTCGGCGGCGGCTGGAACGAGGTCCTCAGCCTGGCAACGGACATGGGTGCCGCCGTGGACCCCGGTGCGACCAGGCGCGAAACGGCGGCGGTAGTCGCCGAAGCATTCCCCGCCACCGGCACCACCACAACCCTGCTGGCGCACCGGGCCGACGCCTCCATCTTCGGGGCGGGCCAGCCCAGTGAGGATGAGGTGCTGGAGTACTGGGACGTCGTGGACGGCTCGCTCAAGGAGATGACCGGAACGCTTGGATTCTGGCGGAGGCAGCAGGCGCGGTTCTCGCCGCGGTCGCTGCTGGCTGAGGCCCGGACTGCCTTGGCCGCACGGGGGTTCCGGCGGTGA